A portion of the Channa argus isolate prfri chromosome 19, Channa argus male v1.0, whole genome shotgun sequence genome contains these proteins:
- the rreb1a gene encoding ras-responsive element-binding protein 1 isoform X3, translating into MLVHSGERPYKCNICGQTFTTNGNMHRHMKIHEKDPASGLLPVSPPSPTKRRRPSVKRRHSPEDETREEPPSKKVMDADAVSEESSAAVRGSEEELLPCPLCFKTCSSRLELDAHMDTHPDTALRCDLCCLSFRTHRGLLRHNACVHKLLPQDPSGQPFIQNNPSIPTGFNDLAFIDFSCKKFAHIAQVWCETNLRRCISKFHRFICDSCDKAFPLRSALDLHKTTSHPEKPGATDMEETVEKTEEDGPAANATVNNSQAAENEVLPSEQANFLETLGLQHISQVKSGPTDDEIHQAHLDSIKVIHVDPPCSSLPQEPASAYLSGGVGLTLGLGGLTALSIPLLEASGSTSALQGLAQRDTLSLLSLQPFQTGFLLQPDGCASAASAASSGTKPGETAGAGIMELADIQQILKVATAAPNQLGLTLPPRAKASGFTGGQGQLKPPITLRSSLTATTPPPLQSSQQASLGCISPSLPPPTPTLFKTPSSSAGNGGQMDAECMGDAHTPLSDSPPAATTAVHEEVGLSGRKPGTKGGNNASSAKGSFPCRFCDQVFGFSGLLQAHMRFHLGILPHQCNICEYIAPDKATLIRHLRTHSGERPYVCRVCHYPFTVKANCERHLRKKHNKTSRKDIEKNIKYVTSTTTANIAAAMTAAATTTTQDMEMACTGAETTCRFCGDDLKTYRALQIHLRTHNGCQRKPFECRRCGAAFLAKRNCIHHLLKQHPEVQEREIEDHITTLLPAAGPLATVASVQTAPVNQMGVNGIQAVKVEEIPNTVYAPELDQPLDFSAKGRGASSQTGSPGVKLESSSSSFDCSFLDQPIDLSIPSKRQRRESVNGEKKDIKTENIGSSIIEQQHALALSKDEKTPLHPHPQLGCYQLPPGSTPPATPLPNHNNSSRAQRLKPLLPKPTSTSSSPSTSLKELPPLASIAKIINSVSGAPDLLKRESTSLEGKPSPAVASSQADSAADAPGPSTVVETQSDDTSEGPSRRRSRKKPAALASKEKPIASGGGGIDLESSGEFASVEKMLATTDTNKFSNYLQTGVADLEEKRDVDRAGGAEEKEGGAKEELKPAVAAVPQAKGKKNAYSNSVQKMTCPFCPRVFPWASSLQRHMLTHTGQKPFPCPRCDAFFSTKSNCERHLLRKHGVTHRTLRRNGALVRKDGDEGSHESAESQSETEQVAPEAQDLSSVSTADSGSISVTESPTSSEQGAESAQPDANHKPSQGCSPAASSEEQQETETIEQPDQPGTPETTAAQGKQVPQSNSTKVESTDDDDCHSNKSLDLNFGKKLIDFKLSTSPSSAQEEQPCQQNSSSSSPTSAPQASTENPEEKSATTTSSSAVVKQQPDYKHVCRVCKKSFRYATTLARHERAHLSEETPAPAPTEENPPAKEEATESNTTKPNEEEKEDEQKKETELEVEEGVVKGGESEAGESGESEEEKEKEERSDEEASEPKSLEGGEASGGRVDKRKKICNVCGKRFWSLQDLTRHMRSHTGERPYQCQTCERTFTLKHSLVRHQRIHLKPRGADGSSAANDDASEDGDSCTPTPTSTCPPSENESECGSGSTGTKELEEEDVKEDGEGQQEAGEGAECPTVEEESPAKCTKHGTETASSSAAEDLNVEKKSKLSSESSTQQPSSNRIPSHQATESKTTTIDESSKSTRDSNTPKEPSSSSSPPADDTATAPTEGFIQGLLEIHAKPPLEHILPNGEPPLVGAD; encoded by the exons ATGCTGGTCCACAGCGGGGAGAGGCCCTACAAATGTAACATCTGTGGACAGACCTTTACGACAAACGGCAACATGCACAG ACATATGAAGATCCATGAGAAGGACCCTGCTAGTGGCCTCCTCCCTGTCAGTCCCCCTTCGCCAACTAAACGGCGTCGTCCTTCCGTTAAAAGAAGGCACAGCCCCGAGGACGAGACCAGAGAGGAGCCACCCAGCAAGAAG GTGATGGACGCGGACGCGGTGTCAGAGGAGTCATCAGCAGCGGTGCGAGGATCGGAGGAGGAGCTGCTACCATGTCCACTTTGCTTCAAGACGTGCAGCTCCAGGCTGGAGCTGGACGCCCACATGGACACACACCCCGACACTGCTCTGAG GTGTGATCTCTGCTGCCTTTCTTTCCGAACTCACCGTGGTTTGCTACGTCACAATGCGTGTGTTCATAAGCTCCTTCCTCAGGACCCCAGTGGCCAACCCTTCATTCAGAACAACCCCTCAATCCCCACTGGCTTTAATGACCTTGCATTCATCGACTTCTCCTGCAAGAAGTTTGCTCACATTGCACAG GTCTGGTGTGAGACAAACCTCCGTCGATGTATCAGTAAATTTCACCGGTTCATCTGTGATTCCTGTGACAAGGCGTTCCCCCTTCGATCCGCCCTGGACCTCCATAAAACCACCTCCCACCCCGAAAAGCCTGGTGCCACTGATATGGAGGAAACTGTGGAGAAAACCGAGGAGGACGGACCTGCAGCAAACGCTACTGTGAACAACAGTCAAGCTGCTGAGAATGAAGTCTTGCCCTCGGAGCAGGCCAACTTCCTGGAAACGCTCGGTCTGCAACACATTTCTCAG GTGAAATCTGGTCCCACCGATGATGAGATCCATCAGGCCCATCTGGACAGCATCAAAGTGATTCATGTGGATCCACCATGCTCCAGCCTTCCACAGGAGCCGGCCTCAGCTTACCTGTCGGGGGGTGTGGGGCTGACTTTGGGTTTGGGTGGACTGACAGCCCTGAGCATCCCTCTGCTGGAGGCCTCTGGCTCCACCTCTGCCCTGCAGGGCCTCGCCCAGAGAGACACCCTCAGCCTGCTCTCCCTGCAGCCTTTCCAGACCGGCTTCCTCCTGCAGCCTGATGGGTGTGCGTCTGCTGCCAGTGCAGCTTCATCAGGCACCAAACCCGGAGAGACAGCTGGAGCTGGGATCATGGAGCTGGCAGATATTCAGCAAATCCTTAAAGTGGCGACTGCTGCACCAAATCAGTTGGGACTGACCCTCCCACCTCGGGCCAAAGCTTCTGGATTCACTGGAGGTCAAG GTCAGCTTAAACCTCCCATCACCCTTCGCTCCAGTCTCACAGCGACAACACCTCCACCCCTCCAGAGTTCCCAGCAAGCCTCACTGGGCTGCATCAGCCCCAGcctcccaccccccaccccaaccctCTTTAAAACACCTTCTTCATCAGCTGGAAATGGAGGCCAGATGGATGCAGAGTGCATGGGCGATGCTCACACACCGTTGTCTGACTCACCGCCGGCCGCCACCACAGCCGTACATGAGGAGGTGGGGCTCAGCGGAAGAAAGCCAGGAACCAAAGGGGGCAACAATGCCAGCTCGGCTAAAGGCTCTTTCCCCTGTCGTTTTTGTGACCAGGTGTTTGGCTTCTCTGGTCTCCTGCAGGCTCACATGCGCTTTCACCTTGGCATCCTCCCTCACCAGTGTAACATATGTGAGTATATTGCTCCAGACAAAGCTACGCTGATCCGACACCTGCGTACACACAGCGGCGAGCGGCCGTACGTTTGCAGAGTCTGCCATTATCCTTTTACTGTCAAGGCCAACTGCGAGCGTCACCTCAGGAAGAAGCACAACAAGACCTCAAGGAAGGACATTGAGAAAAACATTAAGTATGTCACCTCCACCACTACAGCAAACATTGCAGCAGCCATGACTGCTGCAGCAACCACCACCACCCAAGACATGGAAATGGCATGCACTGGAGCTGAGACGACATGTCGGTTCTGTGGCGATGACCTGAAGACATACCGGGCGCTGCAGATCCACCTGCGCACCCACAATGGCTGCCAGAGGAAGCCTTTTGAATGCCGGCGATGCGGCGCTGCATTCCTGGCCAAACGCAACTGCATTCATCACCTGTTGAAGCAGCACCCTGAGGTCCAGGAGAGGGAAATCGAGGATCATATCACCACACTCCTGCCGGCTGCCGGGCCCCTCGCTACAGTTGCTTCAGTCCAGACTGCTCCGGTAAATCAGATGGGGGTGAACGGGATCCAGGCAGTGAAGGTGGAGGAGATCCCTAACACAGTCTATGCCCCAGAACTGGACCAACCGCTGGACTTCTCTGCTAAAGGTCGCGGAGCCAGCAGCCAGACAGGGTCTCCTGGAGTGAAACTAGAGAGCTCGTCCTCCAGCTTTGACTGTTCCTTCTTGGACCAGCCCATTGACCTGTCCATTCCCAGTAAGAGGCAGCGGAGGGAGTCTGTGAATGGAGAAAAGAAGGACATCAAAACTGAGAACATCGGCAGCAGCATCATCGAGCAACAACATGCCCTCGCTCTGTCCAAGGACGAGAAGACCCCCCTACACCCTCACCCCCAGCTTGGCTGTTACCAGCTCCCCCCTGGATCCACCCCTCCTGCCACCCCCCTCCCCAATCATAATAACTCTAGCCGTGCCCAGCGTCTCAAACCACTGCTGCCCAAACCgacctccacctcctcatcGCCCTCCACTTCCCTTAAAGAGCTCCCTCCCCTAGCCTCCATCGCTAAGATCATCAACTCTGTCTCAGGAGCTCCAGACCTGCTAAAGAGAGAGTCCACTTCCCTGGAGGGCAAACCATCGCCGGCTGTCGCTTCATCTCAAGCTGATTCTGCTGCAGATGCCCCAGGACCTTCCACTGTTGTGGAGACACAAAGTGATGACACATCTGAGGGACCCTCCAG GAGGAGGTCCAGGAAGAAACCAGCTGCTCTGGCATCAAAGGAGAAGCCCATTGCGAGTGGTGGTGGCGGCATTGACCTTGAGTCAAGTGGGGAGTTTGCCAGTGTGGAGAAGATGCTCGCTACCACTGACACAAACAAGTTCAGCAACTATCTGCAGACTGGAGTCGCAGACCTGGAAGAAAAGAGAG ATGTTGACAgagcaggaggagcagaggagaagGAAGGAGGAGCGAAGGAAGAGTTGAAGCCAGCCGTGGCAGCAGTGCCTCAGGCTAAAGGGAAGAAAAATGCCTACTCCAACTCTGTCCAGAAGATGACCTGCCCCTTCTGCCCCCGAGTGTTTCCGTGGGCAAGCTCATTGCAGAGACATATGCTGACACATACCG GTCAGAAACCATTCCCTTGTCCGAGGTGTGACGCCTTCTTCTCCACCAAATCCAACTGTGAGCGCCACCTGCTGAGGAAACACGGCGTAACCCACAGGACGCTGAGACGCAATGGTGCCCTCGTGAGAAAAGACGGAGATGAAGGCTCACACGAGAGCGCAG AGAGTCAGTCAGAGACAGAGCAGGTTGCACCTGAAGCACAAGATCTCAGCAGTGTCAGCACTGCAGACTCGGGCTCCATCTCAGTGACAGAGAGCCCCACCTCCTCAGAACAAGGGGCGGAGTCAGCACAACCAGACGCCAACCACAAACCAAGTCAAG GTTGTAGTCCAGCTGCCAGCTctgaggagcagcaggagacaGAAACTATAGAGCAACCAGACCAGCCGGGGACACCAGAGACTACAGCTGCACAGGGAAAACAGGTCCCACAGAGCAACAGCACCAAG GTGGAGAGCACAGACGATGACGATTGCCACAGCAACAAGAGTCTGGACCTGAACTTCGGCAAGAAGCTCATTGACTTCAAACTCTCCACGTCTCCCAGCTCCGCTCAGGAGGAACAACCTTGCCAACAAAactcatcctcttcctctccgACCTCTGCTCCTCAAGCATCAACCGAGAACCCAGAGGAGAAAAGCGCTACAACCACTTCCTCCTCCGCTGTGGTGAAGCAGCAGCCGGATTACAAACACGTTTGTCGAGTATGTAAAAAGAGTTTCCGTTACGCTACCACCCTAGCTCGCCACGAGAGGGCGCACCTCTCCGAGGAGACGCCGGCTCCAGCACCGACGGAGGAGAACCCACCAGCGAAAGAAGAGGCAACAGAAAGCAACACCACCAAACCaaatgaggaggagaaagaagatgaGCAGAAAAAGGAGACTGagctggaggtggaggaaggGGTAGTAAAAGGAGGTGAGAGCGAAGCGGGGGAGAGCGGGGAGtcggaggaggagaaggagaaggaggagaggagcgACGAAGAGGCATCAGAACCAAAGAGTTTAGAGGGAGGAGAAGCATCAGGAGGACGAGTGGATAAGAGAAAGAAGATCTGTAACGTCTGTGGCAAACGCTTCTGGTCCCTGCAGGACCTGACCCGACACATGAGATCCCACACAG GGGAGCGTCCCTACCAGTGTCAAACCTGTGAGAGGACTTTCACCCTGAAGCACAGCCTGGTTCGCCACCAAAGGATCCACCTGAAGCCTCGTGGAGCTGATGGATCCTCTGCTGCAAATGATGATGCCAGCGAGGACGGAGACTCCTGCACACCAACTCCTACCTCCACCTGCCCGCCCTCAGAGAACGAGAGCGAGTGTGGGAGTGGCAGCACTGGAAccaaggagctggaggaggaggacgtaAAAGAGGATGGTGAGGGTCAGCAGGAGGCTGGGGAAGGGGCAGAGTGTCCCACGGTGGAAGAGGAAAGCCCTGCAAAATGTACCAAACATGGTACGGAGACGGCATCTAGCAGTGCTGCTGAAGACCTGAATGTTGA
- the rreb1a gene encoding ras-responsive element-binding protein 1 isoform X2 gives MENSTEEMREDEANPEIDEEADLTEEKTHNKLKGALNGAMEEAASVGEKVQNGDGGGGGGGKGGGGIMGAEGEDLSSINAMMSAVMSAAGTINGGRDGDGGSGVISADSSAGPSPSPSPNKSLTAAMRAPPSRSTRRTQDTKDDSASCICPLCDKSFQTHHQLTMHIRQHNADTGATDHSCSICGKCLSSASSLDRHMLVHSGERPYKCNICGQTFTTNGNMHRHMKIHEKDPASGLLPVSPPSPTKRRRPSVKRRHSPEDETREEPPSKKVMDADAVSEESSAAVRGSEEELLPCPLCFKTCSSRLELDAHMDTHPDTALRCDLCCLSFRTHRGLLRHNACVHKLLPQDPSGQPFIQNNPSIPTGFNDLAFIDFSCKKFAHIAQVWCETNLRRCISKFHRFICDSCDKAFPLRSALDLHKTTSHPEKPGATDMEETVEKTEEDGPAANATVNNSQAAENEVLPSEQANFLETLGLQHISQVKSGPTDDEIHQAHLDSIKVIHVDPPCSSLPQEPASAYLSGGVGLTLGLGGLTALSIPLLEASGSTSALQGLAQRDTLSLLSLQPFQTGFLLQPDGCASAASAASSGTKPGETAGAGIMELADIQQILKVATAAPNQLGLTLPPRAKASGFTGGQGQLKPPITLRSSLTATTPPPLQSSQQASLGCISPSLPPPTPTLFKTPSSSAGNGGQMDAECMGDAHTPLSDSPPAATTAVHEEVGLSGRKPGTKGGNNASSAKGSFPCRFCDQVFGFSGLLQAHMRFHLGILPHQCNICEYIAPDKATLIRHLRTHSGERPYVCRVCHYPFTVKANCERHLRKKHNKTSRKDIEKNIKYVTSTTTANIAAAMTAAATTTTQDMEMACTGAETTCRFCGDDLKTYRALQIHLRTHNGCQRKPFECRRCGAAFLAKRNCIHHLLKQHPEVQEREIEDHITTLLPAAGPLATVASVQTAPVNQMGVNGIQAVKVEEIPNTVYAPELDQPLDFSAKGRGASSQTGSPGVKLESSSSSFDCSFLDQPIDLSIPSKRQRRESVNGEKKDIKTENIGSSIIEQQHALALSKDEKTPLHPHPQLGCYQLPPGSTPPATPLPNHNNSSRAQRLKPLLPKPTSTSSSPSTSLKELPPLASIAKIINSVSGAPDLLKRESTSLEGKPSPAVASSQADSAADAPGPSTVVETQSDDTSEGPSRRRSRKKPAALASKEKPIASGGGGIDLESSGEFASVEKMLATTDTNKFSNYLQTGVADLEEKRDVDRAGGAEEKEGGAKEELKPAVAAVPQAKGKKNAYSNSVQKMTCPFCPRVFPWASSLQRHMLTHTGQKPFPCPRCDAFFSTKSNCERHLLRKHGVTHRTLRRNGALVRKDGDEGSHESAESQSETEQVAPEAQDLSSVSTADSGSISVTESPTSSEQGAESAQPDANHKPSQGCSPAASSEEQQETETIEQPDQPGTPETTAAQGKQVPQSNSTKVESTDDDDCHSNKSLDLNFGKKLIDFKLSTSPSSAQEEQPCQQNSSSSSPTSAPQASTENPEEKSATTTSSSAVVKQQPDYKHVCRVCKKSFRYATTLARHERAHLSEETPAPAPTEENPPAKEEATESNTTKPNEEEKEDEQKKETELEVEEGVVKGGESEAGESGESEEEKEKEERSDEEASEPKSLEGGEASGGRVDKRKKICNVCGKRFWSLQDLTRHMRSHTGERPYQCQTCERTFTLKHSLVRHQRIHLKPRGADGSSAANDDASEDGDSCTPTPTSTCPPSENESECGSGSTGTKELEEEDVKEDGEGQQEAGEGAECPTVEEESPAKCTKHGTETASSSAAEDLNVEKKSKLSSESSTQQPSSNRIPSHQATESKTTTIDESSKSTRDSNTPKEPSSSSSPPADDTATAPTEGFIQGLLEIHAKPPLEHILPNGEPPLVGAD, from the exons ATGGAAAACTCCACAGAGGAGATGCGAGAAGACGAAGCCAACCCTGAGATTGATGAGGAAGCTGATCTAACAGAAGAGAAAACCCACAATAAGCTTAAAG GAGCTCTTAATGGAGCAATGGAGGAGGCAGCAAGTGTAGGGGAGAAGGTACAGAACGGAGACGGAGGAGGAGGCGGGGGCGGTAAAGGTGGAGGAGGAATCATGGGAGCTGAAGGAGAAGACCTGTCCTCCATTAATGCCATGATGTCAGCAGTGATGTCGGCAGCAGGGACCATCAACGGTGGAAGAGACGGAGACGGCGGGAGTGGAGTCATCTCTGCCGACTCCTCTGCCGGCCCCTCCCCAAG CCCATCGCCCAACAAGTCCCTCACAGCGGCGATGAGAGCCCCGCCCAGTCGCAGCACACGACGCACCCAG GACACCAAAGATGACAGCGCATCTTGCATCTGTCCACTTTGTGACAAGAGCTTTCAGACACACCACCAACTAACAATGCACATCAGACAG CACAATGCAGACACCGGAGCAACGGACCACTCCTGCAGCATCTGTGGGAAGTGTCTGAGCTCGGCTTCATCACTGGACAGACACATGCTGGTCCACAGCGGGGAGAGGCCCTACAAATGTAACATCTGTGGACAGACCTTTACGACAAACGGCAACATGCACAG ACATATGAAGATCCATGAGAAGGACCCTGCTAGTGGCCTCCTCCCTGTCAGTCCCCCTTCGCCAACTAAACGGCGTCGTCCTTCCGTTAAAAGAAGGCACAGCCCCGAGGACGAGACCAGAGAGGAGCCACCCAGCAAGAAG GTGATGGACGCGGACGCGGTGTCAGAGGAGTCATCAGCAGCGGTGCGAGGATCGGAGGAGGAGCTGCTACCATGTCCACTTTGCTTCAAGACGTGCAGCTCCAGGCTGGAGCTGGACGCCCACATGGACACACACCCCGACACTGCTCTGAG GTGTGATCTCTGCTGCCTTTCTTTCCGAACTCACCGTGGTTTGCTACGTCACAATGCGTGTGTTCATAAGCTCCTTCCTCAGGACCCCAGTGGCCAACCCTTCATTCAGAACAACCCCTCAATCCCCACTGGCTTTAATGACCTTGCATTCATCGACTTCTCCTGCAAGAAGTTTGCTCACATTGCACAG GTCTGGTGTGAGACAAACCTCCGTCGATGTATCAGTAAATTTCACCGGTTCATCTGTGATTCCTGTGACAAGGCGTTCCCCCTTCGATCCGCCCTGGACCTCCATAAAACCACCTCCCACCCCGAAAAGCCTGGTGCCACTGATATGGAGGAAACTGTGGAGAAAACCGAGGAGGACGGACCTGCAGCAAACGCTACTGTGAACAACAGTCAAGCTGCTGAGAATGAAGTCTTGCCCTCGGAGCAGGCCAACTTCCTGGAAACGCTCGGTCTGCAACACATTTCTCAG GTGAAATCTGGTCCCACCGATGATGAGATCCATCAGGCCCATCTGGACAGCATCAAAGTGATTCATGTGGATCCACCATGCTCCAGCCTTCCACAGGAGCCGGCCTCAGCTTACCTGTCGGGGGGTGTGGGGCTGACTTTGGGTTTGGGTGGACTGACAGCCCTGAGCATCCCTCTGCTGGAGGCCTCTGGCTCCACCTCTGCCCTGCAGGGCCTCGCCCAGAGAGACACCCTCAGCCTGCTCTCCCTGCAGCCTTTCCAGACCGGCTTCCTCCTGCAGCCTGATGGGTGTGCGTCTGCTGCCAGTGCAGCTTCATCAGGCACCAAACCCGGAGAGACAGCTGGAGCTGGGATCATGGAGCTGGCAGATATTCAGCAAATCCTTAAAGTGGCGACTGCTGCACCAAATCAGTTGGGACTGACCCTCCCACCTCGGGCCAAAGCTTCTGGATTCACTGGAGGTCAAG GTCAGCTTAAACCTCCCATCACCCTTCGCTCCAGTCTCACAGCGACAACACCTCCACCCCTCCAGAGTTCCCAGCAAGCCTCACTGGGCTGCATCAGCCCCAGcctcccaccccccaccccaaccctCTTTAAAACACCTTCTTCATCAGCTGGAAATGGAGGCCAGATGGATGCAGAGTGCATGGGCGATGCTCACACACCGTTGTCTGACTCACCGCCGGCCGCCACCACAGCCGTACATGAGGAGGTGGGGCTCAGCGGAAGAAAGCCAGGAACCAAAGGGGGCAACAATGCCAGCTCGGCTAAAGGCTCTTTCCCCTGTCGTTTTTGTGACCAGGTGTTTGGCTTCTCTGGTCTCCTGCAGGCTCACATGCGCTTTCACCTTGGCATCCTCCCTCACCAGTGTAACATATGTGAGTATATTGCTCCAGACAAAGCTACGCTGATCCGACACCTGCGTACACACAGCGGCGAGCGGCCGTACGTTTGCAGAGTCTGCCATTATCCTTTTACTGTCAAGGCCAACTGCGAGCGTCACCTCAGGAAGAAGCACAACAAGACCTCAAGGAAGGACATTGAGAAAAACATTAAGTATGTCACCTCCACCACTACAGCAAACATTGCAGCAGCCATGACTGCTGCAGCAACCACCACCACCCAAGACATGGAAATGGCATGCACTGGAGCTGAGACGACATGTCGGTTCTGTGGCGATGACCTGAAGACATACCGGGCGCTGCAGATCCACCTGCGCACCCACAATGGCTGCCAGAGGAAGCCTTTTGAATGCCGGCGATGCGGCGCTGCATTCCTGGCCAAACGCAACTGCATTCATCACCTGTTGAAGCAGCACCCTGAGGTCCAGGAGAGGGAAATCGAGGATCATATCACCACACTCCTGCCGGCTGCCGGGCCCCTCGCTACAGTTGCTTCAGTCCAGACTGCTCCGGTAAATCAGATGGGGGTGAACGGGATCCAGGCAGTGAAGGTGGAGGAGATCCCTAACACAGTCTATGCCCCAGAACTGGACCAACCGCTGGACTTCTCTGCTAAAGGTCGCGGAGCCAGCAGCCAGACAGGGTCTCCTGGAGTGAAACTAGAGAGCTCGTCCTCCAGCTTTGACTGTTCCTTCTTGGACCAGCCCATTGACCTGTCCATTCCCAGTAAGAGGCAGCGGAGGGAGTCTGTGAATGGAGAAAAGAAGGACATCAAAACTGAGAACATCGGCAGCAGCATCATCGAGCAACAACATGCCCTCGCTCTGTCCAAGGACGAGAAGACCCCCCTACACCCTCACCCCCAGCTTGGCTGTTACCAGCTCCCCCCTGGATCCACCCCTCCTGCCACCCCCCTCCCCAATCATAATAACTCTAGCCGTGCCCAGCGTCTCAAACCACTGCTGCCCAAACCgacctccacctcctcatcGCCCTCCACTTCCCTTAAAGAGCTCCCTCCCCTAGCCTCCATCGCTAAGATCATCAACTCTGTCTCAGGAGCTCCAGACCTGCTAAAGAGAGAGTCCACTTCCCTGGAGGGCAAACCATCGCCGGCTGTCGCTTCATCTCAAGCTGATTCTGCTGCAGATGCCCCAGGACCTTCCACTGTTGTGGAGACACAAAGTGATGACACATCTGAGGGACCCTCCAG GAGGAGGTCCAGGAAGAAACCAGCTGCTCTGGCATCAAAGGAGAAGCCCATTGCGAGTGGTGGTGGCGGCATTGACCTTGAGTCAAGTGGGGAGTTTGCCAGTGTGGAGAAGATGCTCGCTACCACTGACACAAACAAGTTCAGCAACTATCTGCAGACTGGAGTCGCAGACCTGGAAGAAAAGAGAG ATGTTGACAgagcaggaggagcagaggagaagGAAGGAGGAGCGAAGGAAGAGTTGAAGCCAGCCGTGGCAGCAGTGCCTCAGGCTAAAGGGAAGAAAAATGCCTACTCCAACTCTGTCCAGAAGATGACCTGCCCCTTCTGCCCCCGAGTGTTTCCGTGGGCAAGCTCATTGCAGAGACATATGCTGACACATACCG GTCAGAAACCATTCCCTTGTCCGAGGTGTGACGCCTTCTTCTCCACCAAATCCAACTGTGAGCGCCACCTGCTGAGGAAACACGGCGTAACCCACAGGACGCTGAGACGCAATGGTGCCCTCGTGAGAAAAGACGGAGATGAAGGCTCACACGAGAGCGCAG AGAGTCAGTCAGAGACAGAGCAGGTTGCACCTGAAGCACAAGATCTCAGCAGTGTCAGCACTGCAGACTCGGGCTCCATCTCAGTGACAGAGAGCCCCACCTCCTCAGAACAAGGGGCGGAGTCAGCACAACCAGACGCCAACCACAAACCAAGTCAAG GTTGTAGTCCAGCTGCCAGCTctgaggagcagcaggagacaGAAACTATAGAGCAACCAGACCAGCCGGGGACACCAGAGACTACAGCTGCACAGGGAAAACAGGTCCCACAGAGCAACAGCACCAAG GTGGAGAGCACAGACGATGACGATTGCCACAGCAACAAGAGTCTGGACCTGAACTTCGGCAAGAAGCTCATTGACTTCAAACTCTCCACGTCTCCCAGCTCCGCTCAGGAGGAACAACCTTGCCAACAAAactcatcctcttcctctccgACCTCTGCTCCTCAAGCATCAACCGAGAACCCAGAGGAGAAAAGCGCTACAACCACTTCCTCCTCCGCTGTGGTGAAGCAGCAGCCGGATTACAAACACGTTTGTCGAGTATGTAAAAAGAGTTTCCGTTACGCTACCACCCTAGCTCGCCACGAGAGGGCGCACCTCTCCGAGGAGACGCCGGCTCCAGCACCGACGGAGGAGAACCCACCAGCGAAAGAAGAGGCAACAGAAAGCAACACCACCAAACCaaatgaggaggagaaagaagatgaGCAGAAAAAGGAGACTGagctggaggtggaggaaggGGTAGTAAAAGGAGGTGAGAGCGAAGCGGGGGAGAGCGGGGAGtcggaggaggagaaggagaaggaggagaggagcgACGAAGAGGCATCAGAACCAAAGAGTTTAGAGGGAGGAGAAGCATCAGGAGGACGAGTGGATAAGAGAAAGAAGATCTGTAACGTCTGTGGCAAACGCTTCTGGTCCCTGCAGGACCTGACCCGACACATGAGATCCCACACAG GGGAGCGTCCCTACCAGTGTCAAACCTGTGAGAGGACTTTCACCCTGAAGCACAGCCTGGTTCGCCACCAAAGGATCCACCTGAAGCCTCGTGGAGCTGATGGATCCTCTGCTGCAAATGATGATGCCAGCGAGGACGGAGACTCCTGCACACCAACTCCTACCTCCACCTGCCCGCCCTCAGAGAACGAGAGCGAGTGTGGGAGTGGCAGCACTGGAAccaaggagctggaggaggaggacgtaAAAGAGGATGGTGAGGGTCAGCAGGAGGCTGGGGAAGGGGCAGAGTGTCCCACGGTGGAAGAGGAAAGCCCTGCAAAATGTACCAAACATGGTACGGAGACGGCATCTAGCAGTGCTGCTGAAGACCTGAATGTTGA